A part of Aegilops tauschii subsp. strangulata cultivar AL8/78 chromosome 2, Aet v6.0, whole genome shotgun sequence genomic DNA contains:
- the LOC123497119 gene encoding uncharacterized protein yields the protein MLFEKYKIEIPYMRIFNARERALDRINGQWNDSFQLLYTFKAEVEMASPGSVVEIDKHTVPFKINGKSFQKECFRRAFVCFKACWQGFLDGCRPYLAVDATHLTGRWRGQLVAASAVDGHNWLFPVAFGVVEAESEESWVWFLQQLRNIIGTPPGLAIHTDACKGLESAVEIVFPGVEHRECMRHLAHNFKKKFKGKVYDENLWPASYTCSKRKHEHHLRVLYAQNPLVKEYMDAHHGKVWSRSQFNEIYKVDYVTSNLAECFNSKFKSVKGLLLWQAFDKMRQMIMIKMALRKRIAETQYVGHQMLPSLIKALHLKARGLKMKCIRSGTYEGEVTYTDTKNRVWRYPVNLSTRECTCRQWQNRGKPCIHALHLMTVIGGADGEVDQYCSEYFSVAKFMSAYADNVPALLGKDQWNIVDPGFKLHAPVITRPPGRPRNQRIRAGEEGRLPKKRACKKCGVLGHIARLCTNAVDASFGEEERWTAANAEENAAAMETEDAVENAAAIEAVENAAANEASCSREKRPRDEEAEDFETMAFDGFEAIREEEEGVIFPTVPLKIIEPIDDRQMVVKCSASGTTPSTPPRGKPQVKPKIKRNKSLKEKSISTRETRSKTVKPAANTRSKSKI from the exons ATGCTTTTTGAGAAGTACAAGATAGAAATTCCTTACATGAGAATTTTCAATGCTAGGGAAAGGGCTCTTGACAGAATTAATGGTCAATGGAATGACAGTTTTCAGCTGCTTTACACTTTCAAAGCTGAAGTGGAGATGGCAAGTCCAGGGAGTGTtgtagagattgacaagcatacAGTTCCATTCAAAATAAATGGGAAGTCATTTCAGAAGGAGTGCTTCAGAAGGgcttttgtttgtttcaaggcttgctggcaggggtttctagatggttgcaggccctatttggctgtagatgctacacatttgactggaagatggagaggacagctagtagcagcttctgcagttgatggacacaactggCTATTCCCAGTTGCATTTGGTGTGGTGGAGGCAGAGTCTGAGGAAAGTTGGGTCTGGTTTCTGCAGCAGTTGCGCAACATTATAGGCACACCCCCAGGTTTAGCTATACACACAGATGCTTGCAAGGGTTTAGAGAGTGCAGTGGAAATTGTATTCCCTGGAGTGGAGCATAGGGAATGTATGCGACACCTAGCGCATAATTTCAAAAAGAAGTTCAAAGGTAAAGTTTATGATGAGAACTTATGGCCAGCATCATACACATGCAGCAAAAGGAAGCATGAACACCATTTGAGAGTGTTGTATGCTCAAAATCCTCTTGTGAAGGAGTACATGGATGCACATCATGGTAAGGTGTGGTCAAGAAGCCAATTCAACGAAATCTACAAAGTAGATTATGTGACCAGTAACCTTGCAGAATGCTTCAATTCAAAGTTCAAGTCAGTGAAAGGGCTCTTATTGTGGCAAGCATTTGACAAGATGAGGCAAATGATCATGATAAAGATGGCTCTTCGCAAAAGAATTGCAGAAACACAATATGTTGGTCATCAAATGCTCCCATCACTGATTAAGGCATTGCACTTGAAGGCAAGAGGACTGAAGATGAAATGTATTCGATCTGGTACATATGAGGGAGAGGTTACATATACTGACACTAAAAATAGGGTATGGAGGTATCCTGTGAACCTAAGTACTAGAGAATGTACTTGTAGGCAATGGCAGAACCGTGGGAAGCCATGCATACATGCCCTACATCTGATGACCGTTATCGGGGGTGCAGATGGTGAAGTTGATCAATATTGCTCTGAGTATTTCTCTGTTGCCAAATTTATGTCTGCTTATGCTGACAATGTGCCTGCACTATTGGGGAAAGATCAATGGAACATAGTAGATCCAGGGTTCAAACTCCACGCTCCTGTCATTACTAGACCACCAGGAAGACCAAGGAACCAGAGGATTAGAGCAGGTGAGGAGGGTCGTCTACCAAAGAAGCGTGCTTGCAAAAAATGTGGAGTTCTGGGGCATATTGCTAGGCTTTGTACCAATGCAGTGGATGCATCATTTGGAGAGGAGGAAAGATGGACAGCAGCCAATGCtgaggagaatgcagcagcaatggagactgaagatgcagtggagaatgcagcagcaattgaagcagtggagaatgcagcagcaaatGAAGCATCTTG CTCTAGGGAGAAAAGGCCAAGAGATGAAGAAGCAGAAGATTTTGAAACCATGGCCTTTGATGGTTTTGAAGCTAtaagagaggaagaggagggggtaATTTTTCCAACTGTGCCTTTAAAGATTATTGAACCCATAGATGACCGTCAAATGGTCGTCAAGTGCTCGGCGAGTGGAACTACTCCATCAACACCTCCACGGGGAAAACCCCAAGTAAAGCCCAAGATCAAAAGGAACAAGAGTCTGAAAGAAAAGAGCATCTCAACTAGGGAAACCAGGAGCAAGACGGTGAAGCCAGCTGCAAACACAAGGAGCAAGTCGAAAATTTGA